Proteins encoded in a region of the Bacteroidota bacterium genome:
- a CDS encoding glycosyltransferase family 9 protein, whose translation MKKILIIRFSSIGDVVLTTPILRCLKTQIPNVEIHYLTKKKFESILSANPYIDHLHTINQKIAEVLPSLKKEKFDRVIDLHKNFRSFGIRLSLRRPSSGFSKTNFRKWLMVRFKINRLPEYHIVDRYFKAIEKLSVKNDGKGLDYFIHEDDRLSLNDLPEIFREGFIGIVIGGMHFTKILPADRIIELIKKLEKPVVLMGGPEDFHCGESIIAATEAPVLNSCGMYSLNQLASLISLADKIVTNDTGLMHIAAAFEKEIISVWGNTIPEFGMYPYLPIGAGQKTHLFQVDNLNCRPCSKIGFDKCPKTHFNCMNKQDVNEMAKILNQ comes from the coding sequence TTGAAAAAAATTCTGATTATAAGATTTAGTTCAATTGGGGATGTAGTTCTTACCACCCCGATTCTCCGATGCTTAAAAACTCAAATACCGAATGTTGAAATTCATTATCTGACCAAAAAGAAATTTGAATCCATACTGTCTGCCAATCCTTATATTGACCATTTACATACCATTAATCAGAAAATAGCCGAAGTACTTCCTTCACTTAAAAAAGAAAAATTTGATCGGGTTATTGACTTGCACAAGAATTTTAGATCTTTTGGGATACGTCTTAGCTTACGAAGACCAAGTTCCGGTTTCTCGAAAACTAATTTCAGAAAGTGGTTAATGGTGAGATTTAAAATAAACAGACTTCCCGAATATCACATTGTTGATCGTTATTTTAAGGCGATTGAAAAACTTTCAGTTAAAAACGATGGAAAAGGCCTGGATTATTTTATTCATGAAGATGATCGACTTTCGTTGAATGATTTACCTGAAATTTTCAGAGAAGGCTTTATTGGGATTGTTATCGGGGGTATGCATTTTACCAAAATATTGCCTGCAGACAGAATAATTGAACTTATAAAAAAGTTGGAAAAACCAGTTGTATTAATGGGTGGACCCGAGGATTTTCATTGCGGGGAATCAATTATAGCAGCAACCGAAGCCCCTGTGTTAAATTCCTGTGGAATGTATTCTCTCAATCAATTAGCCTCACTGATATCCTTAGCCGATAAAATTGTTACAAATGACACCGGATTGATGCATATTGCTGCCGCTTTTGAGAAAGAAATTATTTCGGTTTGGGGAAATACAATACCCGAGTTTGGAATGTATCCATATTTACCTATCGGTGCTGGTCAAAAAACTCATTTGTTCCAGGTTGATAACCTGAATTGCCGGCCTTGTTCTAAAATTGGATTCGACAAATGTCCTAAAACCCATTTTAACTGCATGAATAAACAAGATGTGAATGAAATGGCGAAAATCCTTAATCAGTGA
- a CDS encoding MBL fold metallo-hydrolase, protein MLQIKIFEFNAFQVNTIILYDETKECVIIDAACYHESEENKLHKFIESESLKPVKLINTHCHIDHILGCNFMSEQYGLDLGIHEAGKLFIDVAAEHALDFGFTIDPIRVPLYFLNEESMIEFGSTTLKVLYTPGHADGSICFLSEEDRLVIVGDVLFRESIGRTDLPTGNFELLKKSIHEKLFNLPNDYTVIPGHGPKTTIGYEKENNPFVGMN, encoded by the coding sequence ATGTTACAAATTAAAATATTTGAGTTTAATGCATTTCAGGTCAATACCATCATCTTATATGATGAAACCAAAGAATGTGTAATTATTGATGCAGCCTGTTACCACGAATCTGAAGAAAATAAGCTTCATAAATTTATTGAATCGGAATCGTTAAAACCGGTTAAACTTATAAATACACACTGCCATATTGATCACATTTTAGGATGTAATTTCATGAGTGAACAATACGGGCTTGATTTAGGGATACATGAGGCAGGTAAGTTATTTATTGACGTTGCAGCAGAACACGCCTTAGACTTTGGTTTTACAATAGATCCCATACGTGTACCTTTATATTTCTTGAATGAGGAGAGTATGATAGAGTTTGGCTCTACTACTTTAAAAGTGCTTTATACACCAGGGCATGCCGATGGCAGCATTTGCTTTTTAAGCGAAGAAGACAGATTGGTTATTGTCGGAGATGTATTGTTCAGGGAAAGTATTGGACGAACCGATTTACCAACCGGTAATTTTGAGTTATTGAAAAAGAGTATCCATGAAAAGCTTTTCAATTTGCCCAATGATTATACAGTAATACCTGGACATGGCCCAAAAACAACAATTGGATATGAAAAGGAGAATAATCCTTTTGTAGGGATGAATTAA